ATTCCACATTTCATAATCAGATATATTATAATTTTGCAAATATAGTTAAGTAAGATTGGATTAAAAAATAAGACATCTGTTTTTTAAAGTTATTTGAGGATTTTTTCATTACTTTGTGTGAAGCATATTCTACTTTTATGAAAATAAAATACCATCTACTCATTATAACAATGCTTATCTTATCACAGATGAGTATGGCACAAGCTCTTAATTTTGATGATTATTTCACTAGTGGAAGTCTCCGCATAGATTTGTTACTCGCAGGTAACCATACCTACAAAACAGCTACAATACATCAACTAAAAAAAGAACCTCACTACGGTGGTGGGACTTCGGCACAGCTTATTTTTCCAGATTTGGGGAACTATAGAATTGTGATAAAAGATGAGCTTTCCAAAAAAATGATTTTTTCTAAAGGCTTCAGCCCCATATTCAGCGAATGGCAAGCCACCGAAGAAGCTAAAAACAAATACAAGTCTTTTGAAAACACTTTCACCATACCTTTCCCTAAACAAAACATTATTATTGAAGTACAGTCTAGAGAAAGAGATGGTTCGTTTTCTAATCTTCTTACAGAAGCCATCAATCCTAATCAATTTGATATTGTTAAAGAAACGCCTTCTTTCTATCCTTCAACTAAAATTTACGGTCATAAACCTCCACAAAATGCAGTAGATATCGCCATTCTAGCAGAAGGCTACACCACCGAAGAAATGCCTAAATTTAAAAAAGATGCCCAACGCTTTATTGATTATATGATGAGCGTAGAGCCTTTTAAATCAAATAGAAATCATTTTAATGTATATACCATAGAGTCGCCCTCCCAAGAGTCTGGAACGGATATTTCTGGAGAAAATATTTATAAAAACACCATTTTAAACTCTCATTTTTATACCTTCGGAGAGCCTCGCTATCTTACTACTTTATCCTCTTTTAAAATTTCAGATATAGCTGCCAATGTACCTTATGACCAAATTTTTGTTATCGTAAATACACCAAGATATGGTGGCGGTGGTTTTTATAATGTGATTAACTTGGTATCAGCGGATAACTACTTATCTGAAAAAGTATTTGTGCACGAATTTGGACACGGCTTTGCTGGTCTCGGAGATGAATATTACAACAACTCTGGTGGAACTACCGATTTATATAATTTAAAAATAGAACCTTGGGAACCTAACCTCACCACTCTAGTAGATTTTGGCAAAAAATGGAAGCATAAGGTTAATAAAAATACACCTATACCAACGCCTAGAACGGAGTTATATAAGAATAGTATTGGAGTATTTGAAGGCGGTGGCTACACTCCAAAAGGTATATATAGCCCTGTACAAGATTGCAGAATGAAGTCTAACACTCCAGAAAATTTCTGCCCTGTATGTACAGATGCTTTGCTGGAAACTATATTATTCTATACGAAGTAAAAAAATATTATTTCTTACTCAAAAACAAGCCATTAAGCACAGAAGTAACGACAGACAAAGCAATACTAAAACCTAATGCCCACCAAAAACTATCAATAACAACCCCATTGACTAGATATTCTGCTAAAAGCATAATACAGGCGTTAATGACTAACGAAAATAAACCCAAAGTAATAATAGTTAATGGAAAACCTAAAATTTTCAAGATAGGTTTTACTGTGATGTCTAATAGACCTAAAATAATTGCAAATATCACCGCAGTGCCAAATGAAGCAATATGCACCTCCAGATAGTACATACTGAAGTACAAAGGCACTTACCGCTACAATAAGAAGTTTGATAATCAGTTTCATAATAACAGAAGTTTAGTCCATTTTATAAAGAATTGCATTGATATTCATTCCTGCTCCTACAGAAGCGAACACAATGTATCCTCCTTGTTTAAATTGATGATTACCTAGCTTCCCTTTCTTGATAAGATTATACATTGTAGGTACAGTAGCCACGGAAGAATTACCAAATTTCTGAATCGTCATTGGTGCTATTGCCTCATCATAGGTTTTCATTCCGTAAAGGCGATGCAAACGAGAAATAATAGCATGATCCATCTTAGCATTAGCTTGATGAATTAAAATTTTATCAATGTCCTGAATGCTTAATCCTGCTTTATCTATTGTAGATTTTATGGCATCTGGGACATATTTGAGAGCAAATTCATAAATTTTTCTCCCACGCATTCTGATATAATTTTTGTCTTGTGGTACATTTGGATTCAACGAAGACGAGTTTTCTAAATAACTTAGTTCCTCCCCATTAAAACACAAAGTACTATCCGCAATAATGCCTTTATCTTTACTTTCGTCAGCCTTTACCACTACAGCACCAGCACCATCAGCAAAAATCATTTTATTTCTATCGTAAGGGTCGGTTACTTTACTTAGAGTATCCCCGCCTACAACCAAAATATATTTAGCTCTCCCTGCCTTAATAAGGCTATCCGCCAAAATCATAGCTTCTACCCAGCCTGGGCAACCAAATATCATATCATAATTGATACAACTAAGATTTTTAATCCCTAATTTATTCTTTAGTCTTGCAGACATACTAGGCATAAAATCAGAAACACCACTATTACTTACCTCACCAAAATTACTTGCGTAAATAATATAATCTAGTTCTTCTTTATCTATACCAGCGTCCTCCAAAGCCTCTAGAGAAGCCTTTAGTCCTAAGTCAGAGTTATACTCTTCTAGATTACTATAACGCCGTTCTTCTATTTCTGTAATTTCTACAAATTTGTCTATAACTTCCTGTACAGGTTTATCAATCAGCTCTTTATTATCATCAAAAAAAATAGAATCTAAAAAATCTGACCCTTTAATTATATTGCTTGGTACACAACTTCCTGAACCTATAATGACTGTATTTGGCATAAGTATTTTGGATAAATTAGACTGCAAATTTAATAATTATAATGATAAACACTTTAACATTGGAGAAAGAGTTTTATGTTTTAAGAGTAAAATTGCTCAAATCGTGGTTTTATGTTACCTTTGTGGCTGTAAATTTTTAAGATTATGAATTTATCTGCTCCTGTAAAAGGGTTTATTTTTTCCTTTCTTGCGGTTATTTTAGCCTTTGCTATTTACTTTTTTTTCTTGGCTAAGAAAAATTACTATTTGGTAGATAACCCAACGCCTAACACTTATTATTTTAAAATAAATAATGGTTCTGAACAGATTATAAGTGCAGGGCAATCTGTACAAGTAGATTTATCTAAAGGTAAAAACAGCATTCAGGTTTTTGATAATAACAAAAAAATCATTTACGACTCTGCTTTTCAAGTAAATAAATTAAGAGGTTTACTTAATATCGCTCATCAAGATTATTATGTTAATAGACAGTTTTATGGCTATATTCCTAACAAGGATTCACTTTTATTATCTCACGGAAAAACCGTAATAGATGATAAAGATTATCTAGGTGATGTAACCCATTACAACAAACTATACATAGAAGATTTCTATTATAATGTAGACGAAGATTACGATGCTGTGGTAAAAAACATACAGAAAGTAGAGTCGAGAACCAAGCTATTCAGAAAACAAGATTTTCTAAATTATTATAACGAATATTATAAATTTTAAAAAACATTAAAATTGAAAACACAAGTTACTCCATATAGCACCGAAGCAGGAAAGAAAAAAGAAGTAGAAGCTATGTTTGATAATATAGCTCCACAGTATGATTTTCTAAATAGAGCTCTCTCTCTAAAAGTGGATTTAATTTGGAGAAAAAATCTAGTTAATTGGCTTAAAAAAGACCAACCAAAACTAATATTAGACATTGCCACAGGCACAGGAGACCTCGCCATCGCTATGGAAAAAGGTACTAAAGCCGAAATTGTAGGTCTAGATTTGTCGCAACAAATGTTAAATATTGGAATAGAGAAGGTTAAAAAGCTAAATCTTTCTGACAAAATAAAAATGATGAAAGGCGATGCCGAAAATCTACCTTTCGAGGATAATAAATTTGATTCTGTAACTTCTGCATTTGGAGTTAGAAACTTTGAAAACTTAGAAAAAGGCTTATCTGAATTCCGAAGAGTGGTAAAAGAAGGTTCTAGCATCTACATTCTTGAGTTTTCTAAGGTAGAAGGCTTCTTGGCTCCTTTTTATATGTTTTATTTTAAAAACATTCTCCCTAGAATAGGCAAACTTATCTCCAAAGACAGCCGTGCATACACCTATTTACCAGATTCTGTAAATGCCTTCCCTTATGGTGAAAAAATGAAAAAAATCCTATTAAATGTAGGTTTTAAAAAGGTAGAATACAAAAAACAAAGTTTAGGTATAGCCACTATTTACAAAGCAACAAAATAAAAAACAATATT
This Riemerella anatipestifer DNA region includes the following protein-coding sequences:
- a CDS encoding M64 family metallopeptidase gives rise to the protein MKIKYHLLIITMLILSQMSMAQALNFDDYFTSGSLRIDLLLAGNHTYKTATIHQLKKEPHYGGGTSAQLIFPDLGNYRIVIKDELSKKMIFSKGFSPIFSEWQATEEAKNKYKSFENTFTIPFPKQNIIIEVQSRERDGSFSNLLTEAINPNQFDIVKETPSFYPSTKIYGHKPPQNAVDIAILAEGYTTEEMPKFKKDAQRFIDYMMSVEPFKSNRNHFNVYTIESPSQESGTDISGENIYKNTILNSHFYTFGEPRYLTTLSSFKISDIAANVPYDQIFVIVNTPRYGGGGFYNVINLVSADNYLSEKVFVHEFGHGFAGLGDEYYNNSGGTTDLYNLKIEPWEPNLTTLVDFGKKWKHKVNKNTPIPTPRTELYKNSIGVFEGGGYTPKGIYSPVQDCRMKSNTPENFCPVCTDALLETILFYTK
- a CDS encoding 3-oxoacyl-ACP synthase III family protein, which codes for MPNTVIIGSGSCVPSNIIKGSDFLDSIFFDDNKELIDKPVQEVIDKFVEITEIEERRYSNLEEYNSDLGLKASLEALEDAGIDKEELDYIIYASNFGEVSNSGVSDFMPSMSARLKNKLGIKNLSCINYDMIFGCPGWVEAMILADSLIKAGRAKYILVVGGDTLSKVTDPYDRNKMIFADGAGAVVVKADESKDKGIIADSTLCFNGEELSYLENSSSLNPNVPQDKNYIRMRGRKIYEFALKYVPDAIKSTIDKAGLSIQDIDKILIHQANAKMDHAIISRLHRLYGMKTYDEAIAPMTIQKFGNSSVATVPTMYNLIKKGKLGNHQFKQGGYIVFASVGAGMNINAILYKMD
- the ubiE gene encoding bifunctional demethylmenaquinone methyltransferase/2-methoxy-6-polyprenyl-1,4-benzoquinol methylase UbiE; this translates as MKTQVTPYSTEAGKKKEVEAMFDNIAPQYDFLNRALSLKVDLIWRKNLVNWLKKDQPKLILDIATGTGDLAIAMEKGTKAEIVGLDLSQQMLNIGIEKVKKLNLSDKIKMMKGDAENLPFEDNKFDSVTSAFGVRNFENLEKGLSEFRRVVKEGSSIYILEFSKVEGFLAPFYMFYFKNILPRIGKLISKDSRAYTYLPDSVNAFPYGEKMKKILLNVGFKKVEYKKQSLGIATIYKATK